From a single Methylacidiphilum kamchatkense Kam1 genomic region:
- a CDS encoding class I SAM-dependent methyltransferase: MNTISNSDTESHFDFASFSRAVLNQFESTPFPFEDEKVLSDQTWKIIPPNWLNAIGRPGKPFYDRGKFLVAGCGTGNEAFNIARAFPNLTVVAFDISQRAIETAIKWQKASGIQNVHFFQEDLMNPNLAHSLGSDFDWISCHEVLSFVYDPQAALHHLASCLSPDGCIYIGVKGTFHPTVRLAPAISLFSLNLNNSEQLKRTREVLSACDNLMGIPMDKGIGAQPESYLKTHVFGVHHDCFPLHTWIEIIHNSGLQYINSLYTSMSFLQLQDNRFFDILTELDLPTLHSLIDHCNPSFFHMIVASKPRKMPPFAPADRNEFLHWRPLVDLWDRTKIQAVHPPYNQILEVTFDIPGLYRQLPLKLSSYLIEFLRRSDGSRSVSQIVADIGVEVKPGELFPALARFYFSSLLNFLPPL, translated from the coding sequence ATGAATACTATCAGCAACTCGGATACTGAAAGTCATTTTGATTTTGCTTCCTTTTCAAGGGCCGTTCTAAATCAGTTTGAGTCGACGCCCTTCCCTTTTGAAGACGAAAAAGTGCTTTCCGACCAGACTTGGAAAATTATCCCTCCTAACTGGCTCAATGCTATTGGTAGACCCGGAAAGCCATTTTATGACAGAGGAAAATTTTTGGTTGCTGGATGTGGAACTGGTAACGAAGCTTTCAATATTGCTAGAGCATTCCCAAACTTGACAGTCGTGGCTTTTGATATTAGCCAGCGGGCTATCGAAACGGCTATCAAATGGCAAAAGGCTTCGGGAATTCAAAATGTCCATTTTTTTCAGGAAGACTTAATGAACCCCAATTTGGCCCATTCCCTTGGGTCTGATTTCGATTGGATTAGTTGTCATGAGGTGCTTTCATTTGTTTACGATCCCCAAGCAGCCCTTCATCATCTTGCTAGCTGTCTTTCTCCCGATGGATGCATTTATATTGGCGTCAAAGGCACTTTTCATCCAACTGTTAGACTAGCTCCGGCTATTTCTCTTTTTTCCCTTAATCTAAATAACTCCGAACAGCTCAAAAGAACAAGAGAGGTCCTTTCTGCTTGCGATAACCTGATGGGTATTCCTATGGACAAGGGAATAGGTGCACAGCCCGAAAGTTACTTAAAAACACATGTCTTTGGAGTGCACCATGACTGTTTCCCATTACATACATGGATTGAAATCATTCATAATTCCGGTCTTCAATATATCAATTCTTTGTATACATCCATGAGCTTTCTTCAGCTCCAGGATAACCGCTTTTTTGATATCCTTACTGAACTTGACCTGCCTACCCTTCATTCATTGATCGATCATTGTAATCCTTCTTTTTTCCATATGATTGTTGCTTCGAAGCCAAGGAAAATGCCCCCTTTTGCGCCTGCCGACAGAAATGAATTTTTACATTGGCGCCCTTTAGTAGATTTATGGGATAGAACAAAAATTCAAGCCGTTCATCCCCCTTATAATCAAATCTTAGAAGTAACTTTTGATATTCCTGGATTATATAGACAGCTTCCTTTAAAACTTTCTTCCTATTTGATCGAATTTTTAAGGCGATCCGATGGCAGTCGCTCGGTGTCTCAAATTGTTGCAGATATTGGAGTGGAAGTAAAACCTGGAGAACTTTTCCCAGCCCTCGCTCGGTTTTATTTTAGCTCACTTCTGAATTTTTTGCCTCCTCTTTAA
- a CDS encoding host attachment protein: MRLDMLITADLGIIKAYKVIRDELTGNCHAQVIDDQILEMGRKRLKDIDTDKQGEFAVVSYPLTHERSVGERHNEKLEIRRKLICEIAKIINQLIKKYNPTVWALSASSDILPRILERIDQTAKKNLVKTIPADLTKIDKTEILERFGVK, translated from the coding sequence ATGCGACTGGATATGTTAATTACGGCAGACCTTGGTATAATCAAGGCTTATAAAGTTATTAGGGATGAATTAACAGGCAACTGCCATGCTCAGGTGATTGATGATCAGATTTTGGAGATGGGCAGGAAACGGCTGAAAGATATAGATACCGACAAACAGGGTGAATTTGCTGTTGTTAGTTATCCATTAACACACGAGCGATCCGTTGGAGAACGGCATAACGAAAAACTGGAAATTCGGAGGAAATTGATTTGTGAGATAGCAAAGATTATCAATCAACTCATAAAAAAATACAATCCTACGGTTTGGGCTTTATCAGCAAGTTCAGATATTCTTCCAAGAATCCTGGAAAGGATCGATCAAACTGCCAAAAAAAATCTTGTTAAGACGATTCCTGCTGATCTTACTAAAATCGATAAAACAGAAATATTAGAACGATTTGGCGTAAAATAA
- the deoC gene encoding deoxyribose-phosphate aldolase, with protein MKEISNFIDSTLLRPDALDQEIIKLCTDAKKYGFQAVCVQPCWVSLAAEQLQGSSIKTATVIGFPFGANKLAVKCIEASEALRDGANELDLVIPLWAVHLKRWHIIENEVKAVCNIAGEKLVKAIIEVGCFHRSEIEQAALAAIEGGAKFIKTSTGYGPRGVEIEDIRFLKSFLPSSIGIKASGGIRSKRFAIELIEAGATRIGSSYAISFFQE; from the coding sequence ATGAAGGAGATTTCCAATTTTATCGATTCCACATTACTTCGCCCTGATGCTTTAGATCAGGAAATCATCAAGTTATGTACAGACGCCAAAAAATATGGATTCCAAGCAGTTTGTGTTCAACCTTGCTGGGTTTCATTGGCAGCAGAACAGTTACAAGGAAGTTCCATAAAGACGGCAACCGTTATAGGCTTTCCATTTGGAGCAAATAAGCTAGCTGTTAAATGCATTGAAGCCTCTGAAGCTCTAAGGGATGGTGCCAATGAACTAGATCTCGTTATTCCCCTTTGGGCTGTCCATCTCAAACGATGGCATATCATCGAAAATGAAGTAAAAGCCGTATGCAACATAGCTGGAGAAAAACTCGTAAAAGCTATCATTGAAGTAGGCTGCTTTCATAGATCCGAAATTGAGCAGGCTGCTCTTGCCGCTATTGAAGGAGGCGCCAAATTTATTAAAACTTCTACAGGATATGGACCTAGGGGGGTAGAAATTGAAGACATTCGCTTTCTAAAGTCCTTTTTACCAAGTTCAATCGGAATAAAAGCTTCTGGAGGAATCCGTTCAAAACGCTTTGCCATCGAATTAATAGAAGCAGGAGCTACAAGGATTGGTAGCTCGTATGCCATTTCTTTCTTTCAAGAATAA
- a CDS encoding RsmE family RNA methyltransferase, with translation MDLYFCQDYAQGYLDVAESHHCIHVKRHKIGDIIEVFDGTGGSWEAQIKKIENKKVFLTLLREHPPLFVAKGPRLILIQSILKNKAMQFLLQKVTEVGVDQIIPIVSERTQFSKEEKKQAKERKWKEILLAAVKQSHQKKFPELSEMATFTDILKREFPFSLKLMAYLGPEAKPLKEILNSHAQKKLSSVIILVGPEGDFTEKEKAAALSHGFVPINLGNQILRSETAALFLLSILNYELRF, from the coding sequence ATGGACCTTTATTTCTGTCAGGACTATGCCCAAGGATATCTGGATGTAGCCGAATCGCATCATTGTATTCATGTAAAGCGTCATAAAATTGGAGATATAATCGAAGTCTTTGACGGCACTGGTGGCAGCTGGGAGGCACAAATTAAAAAAATTGAAAACAAGAAAGTTTTTTTAACTTTGTTAAGGGAACATCCTCCACTTTTTGTTGCCAAAGGACCACGATTGATTTTGATCCAATCGATTCTTAAAAATAAAGCCATGCAGTTTCTCCTTCAGAAGGTAACGGAAGTGGGGGTTGATCAAATTATTCCGATTGTATCGGAGCGAACCCAGTTTTCTAAAGAAGAAAAAAAGCAAGCCAAGGAAAGAAAATGGAAAGAGATCCTCCTGGCAGCTGTTAAACAAAGCCATCAGAAGAAGTTCCCTGAACTATCTGAAATGGCTACTTTTACTGACATTTTGAAAAGGGAGTTTCCTTTCTCATTAAAGCTAATGGCTTACCTCGGTCCCGAGGCCAAACCATTAAAAGAAATACTGAATAGTCATGCACAAAAAAAATTATCTTCTGTGATTATTCTTGTTGGGCCGGAAGGAGATTTTACAGAAAAAGAAAAAGCAGCTGCTTTAAGCCATGGGTTTGTTCCCATTAATCTTGGAAATCAGATTCTCCGTTCTGAAACAGCTGCCCTCTTTCTATTATCTATTCTAAATTATGAGCTTAGATTCTAA
- the rfaD gene encoding ADP-glyceromanno-heptose 6-epimerase has protein sequence MWKKILVTGGAGFIGSNLVHEIQRMFPECDLIVIDDFSSGSFKNMLASHCDVIAEDLYSFQWEYYFSKNEIPLVFHLASLTDTTVVDERRQMQNNVEAFRKLLRFFSGTPTRIIYASSAAVYGKASGRNRIQDQPHPANPYGFSKLQMEHLAAAYSKENPQARITGLRYFNVYGPREAHKGKSSSMILQIAKQIKEGKAPRLFSFGEQKRDFVYVADVVKATILTAIKDCPVAVLNVGSGCAKSFNDVIQILNQILKTEAKAEYFPCPYPFYQVHTEADLELTQYHLGYIPEYSLERGIEAYFKSGWLF, from the coding sequence ATGTGGAAGAAAATTCTCGTTACTGGAGGAGCCGGATTTATTGGCTCAAATCTTGTTCATGAAATACAGCGGATGTTTCCAGAATGCGATCTTATCGTTATTGATGACTTTTCAAGTGGTTCTTTCAAAAACATGCTCGCTAGCCATTGCGATGTTATAGCTGAAGATCTTTATAGCTTTCAGTGGGAATATTATTTTTCTAAAAATGAAATTCCACTTGTATTTCATTTAGCCTCTCTTACTGATACAACAGTGGTAGACGAACGCAGGCAGATGCAAAATAATGTAGAAGCCTTTCGCAAGCTTCTGCGCTTTTTTTCTGGGACCCCCACCCGAATCATTTATGCTTCTTCAGCAGCCGTCTATGGAAAAGCTTCAGGCAGAAATAGGATTCAGGATCAACCTCATCCTGCAAATCCTTATGGCTTTTCAAAGTTGCAGATGGAACACTTAGCGGCAGCTTATTCCAAGGAGAATCCCCAAGCCCGAATCACCGGTCTTCGATATTTTAATGTGTATGGTCCAAGGGAGGCACACAAGGGGAAATCCTCAAGCATGATATTACAAATTGCAAAGCAGATTAAGGAAGGGAAAGCTCCAAGACTTTTCTCCTTTGGCGAGCAGAAAAGAGATTTTGTTTATGTGGCTGATGTTGTCAAAGCAACTATTCTAACTGCTATAAAAGATTGTCCTGTAGCTGTATTGAATGTAGGGAGTGGATGTGCCAAATCATTTAATGATGTCATTCAAATCTTAAATCAAATCTTGAAAACGGAAGCCAAAGCTGAATATTTCCCATGTCCTTATCCTTTCTATCAAGTACATACGGAAGCAGATCTAGAATTGACCCAATACCACCTCGGATATATTCCCGAATATTCACTTGAGCGGGGAATAGAAGCATATTTCAAGTCAGGATGGCTCTTTTGA
- a CDS encoding AAA family ATPase, which yields MSFVFPDPQEMQKRLQDFVKSFGNPNPMPSETDKEDRKEKFKEKILQFQFTPKEIKSYLDRFVIKQEEAKKVLSVAVCDHYNQVKEALMGRGPVHYVKQNILLVGPSGVGKTYLVRCLADCIGVPMVKADATKFSETGYVGADVEDLVRELIQQAEGDTEIAQYGIVYLDEVDKLASSNMIGRDVSGRGVQSNLLKLLEETDVPVKAAYDVLGQMQSIFDFQRGLRSLRKTINTRYILFILSGAFEKLSEIVQRRIRRSHLGFQPHGPEKVVADLISEATTADFVEYGLEPEFIGRLPVRVFCQSLDAEDLFHVLRDSEGSILKQYKSSFAAYGIELKFTEEALRLIAEKAIEEGTGARGLMTICEKILRPFRFELPGTGIKEVEIDPPTVMDPEGKVLKILKELEETKKNKEKEEIEQFLHEFYKTNEIRIIFQNEAVEALKQEAQERGISVLDLCKEKFKNYALGLKLVKKNNGLSVFTISKEDLLHPDETLNNWIAASYKSDLLQSTESNSSSQSNN from the coding sequence ATGTCATTCGTTTTTCCAGATCCTCAAGAAATGCAAAAGCGGCTTCAAGATTTCGTTAAATCTTTTGGGAATCCTAATCCAATGCCTTCCGAAACGGATAAAGAGGATCGAAAAGAAAAGTTCAAAGAGAAGATATTGCAGTTTCAGTTTACTCCCAAGGAGATCAAATCTTATCTTGATCGTTTTGTGATTAAACAGGAGGAAGCTAAAAAGGTTTTATCGGTTGCTGTATGCGATCATTATAATCAAGTAAAAGAAGCGTTAATGGGGAGAGGGCCGGTCCATTATGTTAAGCAAAACATTCTTCTTGTTGGCCCTAGTGGAGTTGGTAAAACCTATCTGGTACGTTGCCTTGCAGATTGTATTGGTGTTCCTATGGTGAAGGCAGATGCGACAAAGTTTTCTGAGACTGGTTATGTTGGAGCAGATGTGGAAGATCTTGTTAGAGAGCTTATTCAGCAAGCCGAAGGTGATACCGAAATTGCTCAATATGGGATCGTTTACCTTGATGAAGTAGACAAACTGGCTTCTTCCAATATGATTGGCAGGGATGTCAGCGGTAGAGGGGTGCAATCTAACTTGTTGAAGTTGCTAGAAGAAACGGATGTACCAGTGAAAGCTGCCTATGATGTTTTGGGGCAAATGCAGTCCATTTTCGATTTTCAAAGAGGGCTTCGGTCCTTACGGAAGACGATTAATACCCGCTATATCCTTTTTATTTTAAGTGGAGCTTTTGAAAAGCTCTCTGAAATAGTTCAAAGAAGAATTCGAAGATCGCATCTAGGATTTCAGCCTCATGGACCAGAAAAGGTGGTTGCCGATCTTATTAGTGAAGCCACAACTGCTGATTTTGTCGAATATGGTCTTGAACCTGAGTTCATAGGGAGACTGCCCGTACGAGTCTTCTGTCAATCCTTGGATGCTGAAGATCTCTTCCATGTTTTGCGAGATTCTGAAGGATCTATCCTTAAGCAGTATAAGAGCTCGTTTGCAGCTTATGGCATAGAGTTGAAATTTACAGAAGAAGCCTTACGGTTGATTGCCGAGAAAGCGATTGAAGAGGGGACAGGAGCCAGAGGCCTTATGACTATCTGTGAAAAAATTTTGCGGCCTTTCCGATTTGAGCTTCCAGGAACTGGAATCAAGGAGGTTGAAATAGATCCTCCAACGGTTATGGATCCTGAAGGCAAGGTTTTAAAGATTTTAAAAGAATTAGAGGAAACTAAGAAAAACAAGGAGAAGGAGGAAATTGAACAATTCCTACATGAATTTTATAAGACAAATGAGATCCGTATTATTTTTCAAAATGAGGCTGTCGAAGCTTTGAAACAAGAAGCACAGGAAAGAGGAATATCTGTTTTGGATCTGTGCAAAGAAAAATTTAAAAATTATGCCCTTGGTCTAAAATTGGTTAAAAAAAATAATGGACTGAGTGTGTTTACTATCTCTAAGGAAGATCTTCTCCATCCAGACGAGACTTTGAATAATTGGATAGCGGCCTCCTACAAATCTGATCTTCTCCAATCCACTGAAAGTAATTCCTCTTCCCAATCCAATAACTGA
- a CDS encoding FIST signal transduction protein — translation MHAVSSLYNGPLEEKRIIQLVSHLRSELAVEPSLGISFAWAGYTNSDQNCFEELSDILTIYGHLKELILIASSGIVGQGIENEGQASFSLMLLHHEALKVQGIPIDTQLIDSLEIVDNWKAIVSFDPSEIKGFAVFSEPNFPIERFLKYLNQAYPNIPAWGGIPTGKENEPCIYYNRKPISGCLLVPFAGDIQLDVIVSQACRPIGEPYMITNAEQNILYTLGRKTAYQALAKAFDSLSEKERLAVQGHLFIGLAVSEYLEEFKQGDFIIRNILGADPSTGAIAIGALARIGQTVQYQLRDPASATLSLQKMLEEEKLKAASRKVAPYAVLQAICTGRGKNLFGPSANVDAKSVQDYFPGIPQAGFFANGEIGPSWGMNFLHGYSTSIAFLT, via the coding sequence ATGCATGCAGTAAGTAGTCTATATAATGGGCCCCTTGAAGAAAAGAGAATCATTCAACTGGTCTCTCATCTTCGATCAGAATTAGCAGTAGAACCATCTCTTGGGATCTCTTTCGCCTGGGCAGGCTATACAAATTCTGATCAGAATTGCTTTGAAGAACTTTCAGATATATTGACTATTTATGGTCATCTAAAAGAACTCATTCTTATTGCCAGCTCTGGCATTGTGGGCCAAGGAATAGAAAACGAAGGGCAGGCTTCTTTTTCACTGATGCTTCTTCATCACGAAGCTTTAAAAGTTCAAGGAATTCCAATCGATACCCAATTGATTGATTCTCTCGAGATTGTTGACAACTGGAAAGCTATCGTTTCTTTTGACCCCTCTGAAATCAAAGGCTTTGCTGTCTTCAGCGAACCCAACTTCCCAATTGAAAGATTTCTTAAATATTTAAATCAAGCTTACCCCAATATTCCAGCTTGGGGTGGAATTCCCACCGGAAAGGAAAACGAGCCTTGTATCTACTACAACCGAAAGCCTATTTCTGGTTGTCTCCTTGTTCCGTTTGCTGGTGATATCCAACTTGATGTAATCGTTTCTCAAGCCTGTCGGCCTATTGGCGAGCCTTATATGATCACCAACGCCGAACAAAATATTCTCTACACTCTTGGTCGAAAAACTGCTTATCAGGCTTTGGCGAAGGCTTTTGATTCATTATCAGAAAAGGAAAGGCTTGCTGTTCAAGGGCATTTGTTTATCGGGCTGGCTGTTTCAGAATACCTTGAGGAATTCAAGCAAGGTGATTTCATCATTCGTAACATTTTGGGCGCGGATCCTTCTACTGGGGCCATAGCCATTGGGGCACTAGCTAGAATTGGCCAGACTGTTCAATATCAATTGAGGGACCCTGCCTCCGCTACCCTTTCCCTGCAAAAAATGCTCGAAGAAGAAAAACTAAAAGCAGCTTCTAGGAAAGTTGCTCCTTATGCTGTTTTACAAGCGATTTGTACTGGGAGGGGTAAAAACCTCTTTGGCCCATCTGCAAATGTGGACGCTAAAAGTGTACAAGACTATTTTCCAGGTATTCCTCAAGCAGGATTTTTTGCCAATGGCGAGATAGGGCCTTCCTGGGGAATGAATTTTCTTCACGGCTATTCAACTTCAATCGCTTTTCTAACTTAA
- a CDS encoding alpha/beta hydrolase, which produces MATSFISTLTITQELKSFLSHFVDGISIFFFNLLQKPCSLPPDFPSQLSSYIDSWRKASFKEYYYPDSRYENKITTYIASAIYRQDQLTFPSFVRSPHSCSNYATFELFPSKKGWHQAPTMILLHGLLSFSLKGYIKWVRWLNNKGWNGVIMHLPYHFQRKPASFSLFSPSCVQPNIVHTMETLRQSVIDLYIFTKSLRLIGSPLIGAWGISYGGWTITQVACLEKTFHKLILVEPLLNIQHVIWGSPIGKEIRKKLKRLGISQSETEPHLRLACPSFSMPKVRGDNILLVGGQFDPISPPWILKKIQEKWEAKHLYILPVGHLNYTLTPESFKLASKCWKDDFSIDDH; this is translated from the coding sequence TTGGCTACAAGTTTTATTTCCACATTAACAATAACCCAAGAATTGAAAAGTTTTCTTTCACATTTTGTTGATGGAATTTCCATCTTCTTTTTTAATTTACTGCAGAAACCCTGTAGTCTTCCTCCTGATTTTCCATCTCAACTTAGCTCTTACATTGATAGTTGGAGAAAAGCTTCTTTTAAAGAATACTACTATCCTGACTCTCGATACGAAAATAAAATCACTACTTATATCGCTAGCGCCATTTATCGACAGGATCAATTGACTTTTCCAAGCTTTGTCCGAAGCCCTCACTCTTGCTCCAATTATGCTACTTTCGAACTTTTCCCTTCCAAAAAAGGATGGCATCAGGCCCCTACAATGATCTTGCTCCATGGCCTCTTGTCTTTTTCTTTAAAGGGCTATATAAAATGGGTCCGCTGGCTCAATAACAAAGGATGGAATGGGGTCATCATGCATCTGCCCTATCACTTTCAGAGAAAACCCGCCTCCTTCAGTTTGTTTAGTCCTTCCTGCGTTCAGCCAAATATTGTTCATACCATGGAGACCTTAAGACAATCAGTTATAGATCTCTACATCTTTACAAAAAGCCTTCGCTTGATAGGATCTCCCCTGATTGGGGCTTGGGGAATCAGTTATGGGGGATGGACAATTACCCAAGTCGCTTGTCTTGAAAAAACATTTCATAAACTGATATTGGTTGAACCCCTGCTTAATATTCAGCATGTCATATGGGGCTCGCCAATTGGGAAAGAGATCCGAAAAAAATTAAAACGTCTTGGAATTTCGCAATCAGAAACCGAACCACATCTCCGGCTTGCTTGTCCAAGTTTTTCTATGCCTAAAGTCAGAGGAGATAATATCCTCCTTGTAGGCGGTCAATTTGATCCAATCAGTCCTCCTTGGATACTTAAAAAGATTCAGGAAAAATGGGAAGCAAAACATCTTTATATTTTACCTGTAGGCCATCTCAACTATACCTTAACTCCAGAAAGTTTTAAGCTTGCATCAAAATGTTGGAAAGATGATTTTTCCATTGACGATCATTGA
- a CDS encoding aldehyde dehydrogenase family protein yields the protein MLTETFSEKSQSTLYTLLPKVQNFLKMPKKLFIGGKWVDAVSGKTFPTYDPATGEILAQVAEADKEDVDKAVKAAREAFEKGPWAKMTPSDRGKLIWKLADLIEENLEELAQIESLDNGKPMAVAKAADLPLSIDLFRYMAGWATKIEGNTIPFSLAKPETFVSYTVREPIGVVGQIIPWNFPLLMAAWKLGPALATGCTIVLKPAEQTPLSALWLGELIQQAGFPDGVVNILPGYGETAGAAIASHMDIDKVAFTGSTEVGKIIVKAAASNLKKVSLELGGKSPNIVFSDADLSTAIPGAAFSIFFNHGQCCCAGSRLYIEKKVFDKVVEGVSEEAKKIRLGPGLDPTTQMGPLVSQEQFDRVSSYIRSGISEGGKVVTGGNRYGERGYFIQPTIFSGVHSNMKIVNEEIFGPVVCAMPFEGVDEIAPVANQTIYGLAAGIWTKDISKAHRLASKLKAGTVWINCYNVFDAALPFGGYKQSGWGREMGHAVLENYLETKSVCIQI from the coding sequence ATGTTAACTGAGACTTTTTCTGAAAAATCACAATCGACTTTATATACCCTTTTACCAAAGGTTCAGAATTTTTTGAAGATGCCCAAAAAGCTTTTTATTGGGGGTAAATGGGTGGATGCGGTTTCGGGCAAAACCTTTCCGACATACGATCCGGCAACCGGAGAAATCTTGGCACAAGTGGCCGAAGCTGATAAGGAAGATGTGGACAAGGCAGTGAAGGCTGCTAGAGAGGCTTTTGAAAAGGGACCGTGGGCTAAGATGACTCCTTCGGACCGAGGCAAATTGATATGGAAGCTAGCAGATTTGATCGAGGAAAATCTTGAAGAATTAGCCCAAATTGAGTCACTTGACAACGGAAAACCGATGGCTGTTGCCAAAGCTGCAGATCTCCCATTATCTATAGATCTATTCCGATATATGGCTGGATGGGCTACAAAGATAGAAGGTAACACCATACCCTTTTCGTTGGCAAAGCCCGAAACATTTGTTTCTTATACAGTAAGAGAGCCTATTGGGGTAGTTGGCCAGATTATTCCATGGAACTTTCCCTTATTAATGGCTGCCTGGAAATTGGGACCAGCACTTGCAACTGGATGTACAATCGTCCTTAAACCAGCTGAACAGACTCCTTTATCTGCTTTGTGGTTAGGAGAACTGATTCAACAGGCAGGTTTCCCTGATGGTGTCGTCAATATTTTGCCTGGGTATGGAGAAACGGCTGGAGCGGCTATAGCTAGTCATATGGATATCGACAAAGTTGCTTTTACTGGTTCAACAGAAGTAGGTAAAATCATTGTGAAGGCAGCCGCTTCAAATTTAAAAAAGGTGAGCTTGGAGCTAGGTGGGAAATCCCCCAATATTGTTTTTTCTGATGCGGATTTATCTACCGCTATCCCTGGAGCAGCATTCTCTATCTTTTTCAACCATGGTCAGTGCTGTTGCGCGGGAAGTAGACTTTATATAGAGAAAAAAGTGTTTGACAAGGTAGTTGAAGGAGTGAGCGAGGAGGCTAAGAAAATCCGACTAGGTCCTGGATTGGACCCAACAACTCAGATGGGGCCGCTTGTCTCGCAAGAGCAATTTGATAGAGTTTCCTCTTATATTAGATCCGGGATTAGTGAAGGAGGGAAAGTGGTCACTGGAGGTAATCGATATGGGGAGCGGGGATATTTTATTCAACCGACGATATTTAGTGGCGTTCATTCTAATATGAAAATTGTTAACGAGGAGATATTCGGACCTGTGGTCTGTGCTATGCCCTTTGAAGGTGTCGATGAAATAGCGCCAGTCGCTAATCAGACAATTTATGGCTTGGCTGCTGGCATATGGACAAAAGATATTTCAAAAGCCCATCGGCTTGCCTCCAAACTGAAGGCAGGTACGGTGTGGATCAACTGTTATAATGTGTTTGATGCCGCATTGCCTTTTGGTGGGTATAAACAATCTGGATGGGGAAGAGAGATGGGTCATGCGGTGCTTGAAAATTATTTAGAGACGAAGTCAGTTTGTATTCAGATTTGA
- a CDS encoding ribulose-phosphate 3-epimerase — protein sequence MLQPIRLSINIGINPFQLPKEIQKAEIMRCDSIHVDVMDGHFVPNLSIGPDFIAALRSMTDLPIEVHLLIQQPDRFARDFIEAGADLLIVHLESHHDIQKTINLIRGLGCRCGLALNPLTLFEKSIKYLPQLQTILFLISNFPPKIHPFQPEKLSKIRKAKEFREKNNLNFEIQVEGGLSAQTIPSTVIAGANTLILESSFFTEELSVQTLSEILKGIDEASAGG from the coding sequence ATGCTGCAACCAATTCGTCTCTCAATCAATATCGGAATAAATCCTTTCCAACTACCCAAAGAGATACAAAAAGCCGAAATCATGAGATGTGATTCGATTCATGTGGATGTAATGGATGGTCATTTTGTCCCTAATCTTTCCATTGGTCCAGATTTTATTGCTGCTTTGCGGTCAATGACAGATTTACCAATAGAAGTTCATCTCCTTATTCAACAACCGGATCGTTTTGCAAGAGATTTTATTGAAGCTGGTGCTGATCTCCTTATTGTCCACCTAGAGTCTCATCATGATATACAAAAAACGATTAATTTAATTCGAGGTCTTGGTTGTCGTTGTGGTCTAGCACTCAATCCACTGACTCTTTTTGAAAAGAGCATCAAGTATCTCCCTCAGCTCCAAACCATTCTCTTTCTTATAAGTAATTTTCCTCCTAAAATACACCCCTTTCAGCCAGAGAAGCTTTCTAAAATAAGAAAAGCCAAGGAATTTCGTGAAAAGAACAATCTCAATTTTGAAATACAAGTTGAAGGCGGATTATCCGCTCAAACTATTCCTTCAACCGTGATTGCAGGAGCCAATACACTTATCTTAGAAAGCTCTTTTTTTACCGAAGAGCTTTCAGTCCAAACCCTCTCTGAGATTCTCAAAGGCATTGACGAAGCTTCCGCCGGCGGATGA
- a CDS encoding VOC family protein codes for MKASKLLHTRLRVNNIEESIKFFTNVLGMEVVRKTQSPRGSILAFLKLPGSEEEIELCYYPESGKVHVPPDLMHLAFEVENLEQFREHCSKLGYQFSDGPTVTSNGTKFAFIDHPDGYEIELIERNQ; via the coding sequence ATGAAAGCATCTAAACTTCTCCATACTCGCTTGAGAGTGAACAATATCGAAGAGTCTATTAAGTTTTTTACTAATGTACTGGGAATGGAAGTAGTCAGAAAGACGCAATCTCCTAGAGGATCTATTTTAGCCTTTTTAAAACTTCCTGGAAGTGAAGAAGAGATCGAACTTTGCTATTATCCTGAAAGTGGGAAAGTCCATGTCCCCCCAGATTTGATGCATCTAGCATTTGAGGTTGAAAATCTAGAACAATTTAGGGAACATTGTTCCAAATTAGGATACCAGTTTTCCGATGGTCCAACGGTTACCTCCAATGGTACAAAATTTGCGTTTATTGACCATCCAGATGGTTATGAAATAGAGCTGATTGAACGAAACCAATAA